Part of the Xenopus tropicalis strain Nigerian chromosome 3, UCB_Xtro_10.0, whole genome shotgun sequence genome, tttagatttatttatactagatattgttCATATagaagccttaaaggagaactaagtgCAATTTTACAAAAGATGGCCTCTCACCAAAAGTTGCACCCAACCCTCGATATGGGTTGATGTGAAGTCGTCAGAAATGGCAGGCCCACCAACCCCACTGTGCAACTCAGTATTGTGGCCGAGGCAATAGGGGCCCTTTTCTTTGGTTGTGGGGGCTTGCTGTGGTGCAGTAAGTTGACTTtctttcagggtcagactgggcctctgggacacagggaaaaaacctggtgggcgcCAGCGGCCCAAAatcgacccttgccagcgctcccctggttgaccgttcctcccctgatgcgatAAACTTATGTGCTCTCAGGGGaagatgtcgggtgggggaccctgggggggggttgggaggctcaggggggggcccctgcgggggattAGGGGGTGGTGGGGACACAGCTGGCTTCTACTTGATCTCAACTTAATACttaatccttaatggagccaaaaattaatcctttttggagccaaaaatatcctactgggtttaatgactgtttaaatattttttttagcagacgtaaggtatggagattcaaattacataaagacccttaATCCTGGAAACCCTAAgtccagaacattctggattactggtcccatacctgtagcagtaATGGGCAGAACTATTGCCAGTGGCTCAGTGGCTCTGCTTGGAAATCATCCACCTTACGAACCTAAACTCAGAATCTAGTACTAATATTACCCAGATTAATTAAATAGTGCTCTACTGGGCTAGAGATGTGGTAGGGGGTCTCTAGGAACCTTCTAGGTGTATGACTAACCATccaatattattatacattataaaatattcatatattatACAATCAGTGCAAACCTTAAATACCCATAACCACTGTGCAAGTCAACAGATCGTTTAGAGATGAGTGCAAGCAAGTGGAACATATGTCGAGCCATGACAGTCACATACTAGCATATGTTTAATGTGCCATTCCAAAGATACTGTTTAACTTCTATATTTTAGAAGCAGTTTAAGGCTGTATctatcagtagagatgtagcgaactgttcgccggcgaactaattcgcgcgaacatcgggtgttcgcaaacttttcacgcatgttcgcaatttgggttcgtgtggcgtttttccgctgcgttttttctcggcctaaaacgccgcacaagccacacatggcgtttttcagcaaatcccgtttccatggtgctaatagtgcgaaatagcaaaaaacgctgtgtatttccgctaggtctgccagctgcctttgcgtatacataggaatagctttcGTTTTTACGcagcgctgtgtcaacaacatatttttcagagaaatttttgcccttgatccccctccggcatgtcactgtccaggtcgtggcaccctttaaacaactttcaaatcagttttctggccacaaatggcttttctaggttttaaagttcgccttcccattgaagtctatggggttcgcaaagttcgcgaattttcgcactttttggcgtaagttcgcaaactttttttttgaggttcgctacatccctatctatCAGTACATAGTGGTTTTGATGCAGaacagaaaaacaaattaaataataaaattaaaaaaaaataaaagatggtcccaaaaaaataataataaaaagcagaaATAACAACCTAATAAAACTAATAATCACACAGAAGTTATGACCCAAGTCTAGATAACAGTGAATCACATTAAAATGTAAGGAACGTAATGAGAAAGTTGTGCTTACCTATCCTTGTTACAGCAGGAAGAGTCAAGGTGGCATTGGCTATTACTGAGTTTAATCAATAGCTGGGACTTAGACTTTTAAACCCGAGTGATTGATGTCACTTAAGCATTCATTAAGTGGAATGTTTAGGAAAGATATATTTTTGACATGCAGAATATAATATGCAGGCCTAATACATCAGACCAGGGAATTATTAATGTCACTATCTATAGGTTCAGTGATGACTCCCATCAGTGCCAGATGCTCCTCTCTGTCTCATAGATTATATGACCTACAGTATTTCAGCAATCTGTGACTGTTCTGTACAGTCTTTCTACTTTTGGAGGTAGGAATGTGGAGTTCAGCTTAATGGGCTAGTGGACATTTCTCTGCCTTCCTCACTTTTCATGTAATGGCTTTCTGTTAGCTCCGGTTCAGTCACTTTAGCAGATTCAGCGAAGTAATCAAACAGCAGTTTAGAAATGTTCAGCCAGTAGTTTAGCTAAAGCTAAACAAAGCTTGATATTGGCTGTTAATTCTGATAAATCAGCCCTCTGGCCATATTTGCATAGCTCTTATGTTGTTGTTTTATTtacacttgtttttttatttattaaggtcCAAAAAGTGTATCTGTCTTTTTACAACTTATTcggatgtagggttgccacctttttctgtggcTAATACAGACCTTCTGGAGCATCATTTGTTGGTAGCTATACTgtaaggggcagggaaatgggtgggctgggcGAGGGACAGGTGGAAGGGGCTGGCAGATTGGTGGGAAatgggcagacagagcatggttATAGGTGGAACAGATGGGAGCCCATGGTTATAAAGGGTGAGGAAGGAAGGGATTTATAGACCTTTACAAATACATTGCAGGTAAATACTGTAAGTAATACTAGTGTCGGCCTGAGCTGGTGATTTACAAATACAGCCAGGAAGCAACCCTTTTTGGATGGGTGACACATGGCAATTTAAGCTCTTTTCTAGAGTGTGAAATGTGTCTTGTGGTTACCAAACAAAGTTGAAATGCATTTGCATCTGCATCTTGAGAGTGCGGATCGACTTCTTTAATTATAATGGATATACATTAGAAGCACATGGAATCTTTTTCATACTtataagggcacatttattaaaagagaaggaaagtcattttggtattttactgccaatagatttgacacattagtgccacctagaacaatatatttattctgcagaaacctgagtaaacagctttagaagctttctccatttgcttaagatagcagctgccattttaagtagcttcctgcttgcagtctatagctgttatagctgagatcacacattccttagggagggggagggagttcttagcattctggtgggagaggggagcaggagaggggagagaggagagaactgcgcagactctggctacaggaattaaggatgtttctgagagacaaagtcagacactggaacatcatgttaacaaaaaaagagacaagaaatcctgtttttgttttgacagagaagtcagtgcagcattactgtaagtgcttatggctgtatttacatagacctttctgataaagcttacttagtttttacctttccttctcttttaagcatAGTCTTGGTGACGCTGTCCTTACATGAATCAGCAATATTCACCTATACATCTAAAGACCCTGAGCATTTTGGAGCAACGAAGCAATGCACCCTGCCAGTAAATCACGTGCAATGTTCCTTTTGATGCAGGGGGATCCTGGAGATACTGCCACCTCAACTATGACTGCGTGTAATTCTTGGGCAAAAGTGCATGATCTTGACATTGAGTGCTGGAACTGATACAATCAGTGGGCACAATTCACTTTTGCGGCCTCAATTATACTGGAGTtatggaaaaaaatgcagcatttttggtAGAAAAAACTATAGCAACTTGTGTCAAACTGCACTTGTACAGgtaagccctgtacttaccaaaATGGATTACTTTATCATCCAATATGTCCCAATGTGGCCCAGCTGCTCAAATATTCTGAATATCCCATACAGTTTTATATTCTGGGACATGAGCTGCCCACTTTACTGTACATTCTACTGACTGTAAGCAACAGATAACGTTAAACTGAAGTttaaccttaaaggggaactgcgcCCAAACACAACAtaagttttttgaaaagtaaacacaattttagGTTGTGGTGCATGCCTTTGAGAACAATGCTGCATAACCTAATAAGGTtagcaaatgagccctaatatctgCTTAAAGAAGTGATAAGCACATAATACATACAAATGTGATATATTTCCTCTTTAATTGTTGTGTATGCCATAAGAAATTGGATATTGCTTTGTCTTATAAAGAACCAGCAAAGTTAAGTGAGTATTTTTTGCCTTATGCAGCAGAAAACATTTTTCATCtggatttttacttttcctttcaaTCATTCTTAACAATGAGAACAGATTAGACATGTTTTGCTGAGTTGAAGAAGTCTAAGCAATGCTTAATCACAGTGCTTTCCTCATTAGACTCTCTAATATTGAAGGAATCTTTTCCAATCTACATAGTCAATAATACTACAGGGTGACCTTGCACTGATTGATTTTCAAGTATTCTCTTTGTACATCCACTTGGTTACTCAGCATAATAATGTCTTGGCGGTTAGAATGtgaaggacaaaaagaaataaGAATTTTAACAAATCACGCAATTGCAATGAAATATATCTTATAGTTACTTTCATGGCAATAGGATTTTCGGAAGGCTGTGATTTTGGTTATTATGACTTCATATTGATGTAGTAACAAAACAGATGAGGTGGATAAAAGACACAAGTCCAGTAGGGCAATTGCACTTGACTTTAGGTACATCTTATTTTTCAGTTACTCGGTTACTGAGTAATTTTTTTggatttatatacatacatttatgatATAATTGTGTCACCTCCAGTGGAAAATAACATTGCAAttgcccccatatataataataaaaggcagtaaatttgcccaggtgcagtaacctatagcaaccaataaaatgtttgcttttaaacaaatgaccagtaattggttgctataggtgattagacctgtagcaaacattgCACCTCTTATTACATAAGGCAGCCATACAAGGGCCAGTCAAACACTTACTGGACTAAATGGAAGGAGAGTGTACATAAAGACTACACAAggcaacttacatttttaaacctgcccaaatcACAAATTTATATCTACAGAACATGGATATACTGTAAGTCAGGATCAATGGACCACCATACACAGAAATAATTTTCTATGACATTACCAGTATGTGTATGGCCTTAATGTACAGTAtagagtatctagtagaattaagtctaaagcagtggttctcaaccttcctaatgctgcgaccctttaatacagttgctcatgttgtggtgacccccaaccataagattattcctaagaccatcgtaaatatgtgttttccaatggtcttaggcgacccctgtgaaagggtcattcgacccacaaaggggtcccgacccacaggttgagaaccgctggtctaaagcaactggactcagtttaattgaaaatgtttcaccacttatccaagtggcttcttcagttcaactgaacttGGATGAAACATTgtatgaaacattttcaagaaaaatccagttgctttagacttaattatacaggtattggatcccgtatccggaaacccattatccagaaagctccaaattacggaaagcctgtctcccatagactcctttttaattaaataattcagaattttaaaactgatttcctttttctctgtaataataacacagtatcttgtaatttatcccaactaagatataaataatcctttttggatggaaaacaatcttattgggtttaattaatggtttattgattttttagtagacttaaggtatggagacccagattacggaaagaccccttatccggaatacccttggtcccgagcattctggataatgggtcctatacctgtactagatattgTATATCAAGACCTAGGTCAATGAGAGTCTCTATAGACTTAATGTACAGTAATTAGTGTTATTATACAAGTTATAGAAGTATGTaagtattatatactgtataagcaaCAAAGACTAAACTTCTTAGCAAATCATAACCTCGCCCATATATCAATCCTTGTGAAGGCCTCAGCTCTAATTGTTTGCTCTGCTTAAATCATGTAGGTGTAAAACATGCCATAATAATGATAaagcaaagcaaaataataaagcaatacatcATGTATGGAACAGAATGTAGTGGAGACAGAATGTCAGGGGAGCTCTAGTGGGAATTGGGTCTggtgcccagtccaaccctgaatccATTCTCCCAGAAGGTAATGCTCAATGGGGCGTAGAGAATCAGATGGATAGCAGATGGAAGCAGGGCTGAGCCCTTATACCCCATCAAAAATGAACTGGTTCCACTGTTCAAGACACCTTTATCAGCTttgaaagtcagaaaagttttgcTAAATACAaaacaaggatatatatatatatatatatttatttttgacaaaggctggtattacagccgaaacgtcagttgttgTGCCTTTTCAATAAAGCATCTAAATGGAACCCTAAGTCCTGCGTGAGAGGTACCTTTCTCCAAGaatttgtatatattgttttgcctgcacccaggcataacattttgttttacacgtgagtgccggcttcctttgtgtattacatacagtatatatacagtatacagtatatataaatagttcAGCATAATCAATGATTTGTGATCCATTTACTCATCTCTGTCCATAACCCCTTCATTTTACTGCCTGCTACAGTTCATTACAGGTGCAAACCTGTGCTATTATGAAAGACAAGCTTTTATGAAATCATTTCTAGAACTTTACTGCCATCCAATGGCAATATACTTAATTTCTATGTCCACAGCAGGGTTATCTGCTGCTGCtcatttatttgtaaaacaaatGAAAGCATCAGTTTATAGCAGCATCCATAAAAGATTGTTCGAAGTGTATCCAATGTATCCAGAGCCCTtgctctgatatatatatatgcactgtacCATTGTTAAATCTTGATTACTGCTAATGGGTAGTAGCTAATGGCTAGTATGATTATATTATATAAGTAAAAGATCGGCGATGCAGTTAACttttgtgttaataaaaatatctTCACATTTGTGTTCCCATATAAGGTTGAGATGGtcctgtatatactatatataatgtaaaaagtTATTGCCCCTTTTCCACGTCAGATGAAAGCAAAGACATTGCAGATGAGGTAGAAATGCCTCGAGCatgtaatatttatattgctGAACCAAAATAATCATACACCTTTAGCTGCTGCAATGCAGTTACATAAGAAATCACCATGGATACAGCAGGGTGTAAAACTGCTGATCGAGACTGAGAGCTGCTTGAGTTAAAAATAAATGGGATATTTTTCTAAACGGATGTTCCACTTGTAACATGATAGCATATAAGGAGTACTGTGCCTATGCAATAAATATACTGCaaacataatgtactgtataagacagaaatgttttatatagttaaagttcaaccccttcaaatgaaccccaggcattaacagaatctgccattacagcatcactaagaagggcattccccaacctcactgccctcaccgtgaaaaaccacctacgctgcttcaaatggaagttccaagagtctaaaggagtggcctctggGTCATTGATATTTTCTGCAGTAGAAAAAATCCTCCTCTGCCTGTcgataatcccctctaatgtacttgcacaGAGTATTCATGTCTACATGCAAGCCcctcttctccagagaaaacaaccccaaccttgacagtctaactttataatttaaaggagagctaaactctaaaaatgaatatggctagaaatgccatattttatatactaaactgactgcactagccaaaagttttAGAATCTCTATAGTGGTAAGGATATAGGTGTTAACatgagctccccattttggattctgttaaaactgtctgggacagtgcacgtgctcagtgagctctgagctgttgagaagctgagcttaggggcatttatattctatatatacagtatattgtgtgtcggtccctaagctcaggtaagtgccagcagcacagagcatgggcagggaatcagcagaaaagaagatggggggctactggggcaactttggggcacagatcttccctgctaaagggctggggttgccttgggctggtactaaagcccaaaacataatgtacaacatttctagcctatttctatagttaagctttagttcaaACACTACATTCCTTCTACCAATTTAGTCCACTCTCTCCAGCACATTAATATCCTTTCTAAGGATTCTgaaagactggagcccaaaacttaaACTAGAACACCTAATATCCTATGACAGCTAAAGACTGCAAGGGATATTGGAACTGTAGCTTAAACACATTTAGAGGGATACAGGTTGAACTGTCCTTATAGAGACAAAAATCCACTATTcctttattataatatttttttaacaacCGCCTTATGACCATTATGTGTTCTGACATCACAAGCGCCACTGTTTCCTGTTAATATGATGGGCAGCTGTTTTTGGCTTCATAATTGTATTCTTTTATTCTTCAACTGCGAGCTACTGTTCTAATTTATACTGGGCACATTTTACTTTCTGCTCAATCATGACAGAACTCAAGGCATGCGTTGGTATCGATTTGATTTATTAAATTTGTGATCATAAGCTTTCAAAATCATAAACTAAAACTAAGCAGAGATCATTTTTGAGACATTTTTCTCTCAATCTTCTCAATGGCAAATGCATTTCATAGAGCCtagagaggagaaaaaaaaaaacaaaaataaaaaaataataaagaattctTGAAATATTgcaattatactgtatgtatcttcTCATAGCAGATTTGTGTCACTCACTTTTTTATAGCTTCTATGGAGACACAACTGACTCAGCTTATCAGTTCCATTTTTGCCTAAACCAATTTAATTTCAATGTCTATATAACTGCCCATTGCACTCCTGCTCTGATATTATTCCCTAAAAGCTATTGGAAATATATGTAGTAGAAAGGCAACTGGACCTGCATATTCTTTAAGGGGTGTGGCCTGCCATTGGAGGTGTGACCAGTTTAACATGGTCAGTAACTGAATACTCCCGACATACAGCTACTATAGCAATTTTTTATTATAACTGGTAAAATACCATTATTGACCTTCATCAGGAATAAtcgtaatacaggtatgggacctgttatccataatgcttggcatccagggtattccagataaggaatatttccataatttggatctccataacttaagtctgataaaaatcatttaaacatgaattaaacccaataggcttgttttgcctccaataaggattaattatatcttagttgggatcaagtacaggtactgttttattattacagagaaaagggaatcatttaaccattaaataaacccaatagggctgctctgcccccaataaggggtaattatatcttagttgggatcaagtacaaggtactgttttattattacagagaaaaaggaaatcagttttaaaaattagaattatttgcttataatggagtctatgggagatggcctttctgtaattcggaactttctggataacgggttttcagataagggatcccatacttgtattaataAGATACTGTGATTATATTTTCTCATGTGTTGTATACTCCATAAACAAatgcaggtatatatatatatatatatatatatatatatatatatatatatatatatagaaaaaggccgaggcacacacttatagggataacaacctgggtgcaaatcagataaacaatgtaaatatgtaaaaaatgctgatgcacaccaggaaaattttatcaaaaaaaagatacttagtttatttagatcgacgtttcggtcctcacccgggacctttatcaagatcatcttgataaaggtcccgggtgaggaccgaaacgtcgatctaaataaactaagtatcttttttttgataaaattttcctggtgtgcatcagcattttttacatatatatatatatatatacaaatatataataatgtacctCTTTTATTTGCCAGTCATTGTAGATTGAAATGAAGTTGGGTTCAAGCTGTTGCCACTTTGCGGAAAATTAATCATAAATCCTCCATTTGCACCAAGGCTAGCTCCATTATACCCTGCTGCTGGCCCTCCAAAACCAATGTCAACAGATGCTCCCAAAGCACTACCtgaattttgttgcaaattaCCATAGGTGAGGCCTGTTGTTCCTGTTTGAATATTGCTAGATCCATCATTATAACCCCCCTGACTTCCTAACAGTGGCAACCCAAGATTTGGTACATTTGAAAGTCCTGTACTGGCACCAGATCCCCAGTTTTGACCTGTGATTGGTGCTAAATTATTTATGGTTGATGTTAATCCATTTACAATTCCTCCAATAGGACTAGATCCCCCGTTTTGACCTGTGATTGGTGCTAAATTATTTATGGTTGATGTTAATCCATTTACAATTCCTCCAATAGGACTAGATCCCCCGTTTTGACCTGTGAGTGGTGCTAGAATATTTGGTCCTAAATTACTTACAGTTGATGTAACTCCATTTAAAATTCCTGTAAGAAGACCAGATCCCCCGTTTTGACCTGTGAGTGGTGCTAGAATATTTGGTACTAAATTATTTATAGTTGATGTAACTCCATTTAAAATTCCTGTAGCAGAACTAGATCCCCCGTTTTGACCTGTGAGTGGTGCTAGAATATTTGGTACTAAATTATTTATAGTTGATGTAACTCCATTTAAAATTCCTGTAGCAGAACTAGATCCCCCGTTTTGACCTGTGAGTGGTGCTAGAATATTTGGTACTAAATTATTTATAGTTGATGTAACTCCATTTAAAATTCCTGCACCAGAACTAGATCCTCCGTTTTGACCTCCTATTATTGGCACTAGGAGATTTGGTACAAAACCAGTTACGGTTGATGTTAGTCCATTTGGCCCTAACAAAGTCCCAGGCAATCCTAAACTATTCCCCCCTAATGCCTGAAGAAGCCTTTTCACGGTTTCTAACAGCCCATCCAGAAGACCGGAGCTTGCAGTTGTCACTGTTGTAAGAACATTTTTAATTCCACCAGGTACGGGAGCAGCActctttaaaaaagaaacacagataAGCAACAATGAAATGACTAAAACCAGAACGTTCCAAACATATGAAGCAAAGTCAAATCTAGAAAACTGAATTGTATGGGTTTTTATAATGCAAATTGCTTTTACATTATAATTTTCCGCATCATTAGATAGTAGTCTGTATTCACTGCTGCTGAAACAACATTTGCCAGCATGCATTGGGTCACTTATATACATGGTACATACATGGGGAAATCACCCTACCTATGGAGGATGCACGGATCTGAGTAAAATATATTCATTAAAGGTAAAAGCAGTCTCTTAGTACCATGCACTGTAAATGCAGCACAGGCATTGTTTTCCAATGTATTCAATCTTGCCTGAAAATGTATTATAGAAGGAGTTTTTTGGTTTACATTAGTAATTATATTTGTATGGCGGAATCCATAGTCCATgcatataaatat contains:
- the LOC116409468 gene encoding uncharacterized transmembrane protein DDB_G0289901-like isoform X2; protein product: MKIALFFCVVAVVAASSCFATALPPCVSYCVQKCQGPDLSCLKTELSNNVQGTVKTLVALLCAFDRYVVTKDVGPLTNAIQNLASLPSCATANIQPNIIYNGGLQSLLQTTFGYVTVLSGYTNVECPCGSLFDLLGRTSSLLSAAPVPGGIKNVLTTVTTASSGLLDGLLETVKRLLQALGGNSLGLPGTLLGPNGLTSTVTGFVPNLLVPIIGGQNGGSSSGAGILNGVTSTINNLVPNILAPLTGQNGGSSSATGILNGVTSTINNLVPNILAPLTGQNGGSSSATGILNGVTSTINNLVPNILAPLTGQNGGSGLLTGILNGVTSTVSNLGPNILAPLTGQNGGSSPIGGIVNGLTSTINNLAPITGQNWGSGASTGLSNVPNLGLPLLGSQGGYNDGSSNIQTGTTGLTYGNLQQNSGSALGASVDIGFGGPAAGYNGASLGANGGFMINFPQSGNSLNPTSFQSTMTGK
- the LOC116409468 gene encoding uncharacterized transmembrane protein DDB_G0289901-like isoform X1 produces the protein MKIALFFCVVAVVAASSCFATALPPCVSYCVQKCQGPDLSCLKTELSNNVQGTVKTLVALLCAFDRYVVTKDVGPLTNAIQNLASLPSCATANIQPNIIYNGGLQSLLQTTFGYVTVLSGYTNVECPCGSLFDLLGRTSSLLSAAPVPGGIKNVLTTVTTASSGLLDGLLETVKRLLQALGGNSLGLPGTLLGPNGLTSTVTGFVPNLLVPIIGGQNGGSSSGAGILNGVTSTINNLVPNILAPLTGQNGGSSSATGILNGVTSTINNLVPNILAPLTGQNGGSSSATGILNGVTSTINNLVPNILAPLTGQNGGSGLLTGILNGVTSTVSNLGPNILAPLTGQNGGSSPIGGIVNGLTSTINNLAPITGQNGGSSPIGGIVNGLTSTINNLAPITGQNWGSGASTGLSNVPNLGLPLLGSQGGYNDGSSNIQTGTTGLTYGNLQQNSGSALGASVDIGFGGPAAGYNGASLGANGGFMINFPQSGNSLNPTSFQSTMTGK